The Vespa velutina chromosome 4, iVesVel2.1, whole genome shotgun sequence genome has a window encoding:
- the LOC124948881 gene encoding DNA repair protein XRCC3-like, with amino-acid sequence YNINIYICIYINLIEISAKDLKKQEKFLSTGCSKINKIFNGGIPCQGITQIYGAAGTGKTQLALQLCLTVQLPLTEGGFGAGAIYISTEAAFPAKRLHELIQNLDIIQEYDNINGDIIFVEHIATIEDLESSLLHKVPVLLNRQKIRLLIIDSIAAPYRVEEWNSESRNRSKSLRIVGQQLHKLCKNNGIFIVCINQVSAVLENKNKYCDIKEQPALGITWSSMITNSIYFYRKDSIRYASTFLSPYLPCKTIQFEINTSGIKGIE; translated from the exons tataatataaatatttatatttgtatttatataaacttaaTAGAGATAAGTGCAAAGGATTTAAAGAAGCAAGAAAAATTTCTGTCAACTGGCTgctctaaaataaataaaatattcaatggtGGCATTCCTTGTCAGGGTATTACACAAATTTATGGTGCAGCTGGTACTGGAAAAACCCAATTAGCTCTTCAGCTGTGTCTTACTGTACAATTACCTTTAACTGAAGGTGGCTTTGGTGCTG GtgcaatatatatttctactgAAGCTGCTTTTCCGGCAAAACGATTACatgaattaattcaaaatttagATATCATTCaagaatatgataatataaatggtGATATCATATTTGTGGAACACATTGCAACTATT GAAGACTTAGAGTCATCTTTGCTTCATAAAGTGCcagtattattaaatagacaAAAAATACGTCTACTAATTATTGATTCTATAGCTGCACCATATAGAGTGGAAGAATGGAATAGTGAATCAAGAAATAGATCTAAAAGTCTAAGAATTGTGGGACAGCAGCTAcataaattatgtaaaaataatggtATTTTTATAGTTTGTATCAATCAG GTATCAGCAgttttagaaaataagaacaaatattGTGACATTAAAGAACAACCTGCTTTAGGAATTACATGGTCAAGCATGATAActaattctatatatttttatagaaaagacTCTATTCGTTATGCTTCTACTTTTTTATCACCTTATTTGCCATGTAAAACCATACAATTTGAGATAAATACGTCTGGAATTAAAGGAAtagaataa